In Verrucomicrobiia bacterium, a single window of DNA contains:
- a CDS encoding twin-arginine translocase TatA/TatE family subunit yields the protein MFLGNGEVILVLALILILVGAKKIPELVRGVGNGLSQFLRAIRDVDQEAQDAGKSLGGIYGKPAAQALTPDNQVAELYDPAVLRRHDASKQGPFRRFLRLCAAICRRLYIRLHALLGLPPSEKPE from the coding sequence ATTTTCCTCGGCAACGGAGAGGTCATTCTCGTTCTCGCTCTCATTCTCATTCTTGTCGGCGCTAAGAAAATTCCTGAACTTGTGCGAGGGGTGGGCAACGGGCTTTCCCAGTTCCTCAGGGCCATCAGAGATGTGGACCAGGAGGCGCAAGACGCCGGGAAGAGTCTTGGCGGAATTTACGGCAAACCGGCCGCGCAGGCTTTGACACCGGACAACCAGGTCGCGGAGCTTTACGATCCAGCCGTGCTTCGGCGGCATGACGCCAGCAAGCAGGGACCATTTCGACGGTTCCTTCGCCTATGTGCCGCGATTTGCCGTCGCCTCTACATACGCTTGCACGCCCTCCTCGGTCTGCCGCCATCCGAAAAACCGGAATGA